GTTTTCCTCCGGAGTGGCGGCGGGGATCTCGCAGCCGGCGCTCAGGATAAAGGGCATTCCCGCCTGCTGGAAGCACTCGATGGATTTTCGGCGGACATCTTCCGGCGTACCCTGGAGGACCACTGAGACGGGATCGACGTTTCCGCACAGAATAATGGAATCTCCGCATAGACGGCGGGCCAGGGCGAGGTCCACCATCCAGTCCAGGTCGATGATGTCGGCCCCGGTACGGGCCATCAAGGGCAAGAGGGTAGTGGTATTGCCGCAGATGTGGAGC
The sequence above is a segment of the Atribacteraceae bacterium genome. Coding sequences within it:
- a CDS encoding uroporphyrinogen decarboxylase family protein; protein product: ENVQALLDLCVQTGLRFARAQVDAGADLIGVGDAAVSMISPRIYEELILPYEQNLIQGIHDMGCRVKLHICGNTTTLLPLMARTGADIIDLDWMVDLALARRLCGDSIILCGNVDPVSVVLQGTPEDVRRKSIECFQQAGMPFILSAGCEIPAATPEENLRALCESVREMT